ATTGATGGTATTAGCCGCATTAACACTACCTGATTTACCACTATTAACTGCCCAAGACGATGACCCGAATCAACCCCGCCAGGTTCGCATTACTCAACGACCTGTGCGGCGAGCTGATGACTTAACGACATTATTAGTATAAGGAGCCACACAATGGCATCAATAAAGGAAGCAACTGTTTATAGGCTTAAGGTCCACTCAGATATGGTGGTCGAAAAAATAATGGGTGGATTACAACAATATGCATTTCAGCCTTGCGGTAAAACCCAAGAATTAAGCCATGGGTTTACACCGGTCGTAGACGATAGCTTTGTTTTAATGGGCGATCACTTAGTTTTATTCCGTTATAAAATCGAAGAAAAAATATTGCCTAAAGCGGTGATTGAACACCATGCCCAAAGACGCATGGTAGAAGCCGAAGAAAAAAACGGTAAACCCTTATCAAGACAAGAAAAAGACCAAATAAAAGATGCTGTCCGTGTTGAATTACTCCCGCAAGCATTTAGCCTTTATAAAACCATTGATGCCTATATTGATACCCAAAACGGTTGGTTAGTGGTGGGTAGCTGCAATACTACAGCGCTGGATTATGTCTTAGGGGCTATCAGACAAGTAGTCAGTGGTTTTTCCAGTGAACTAATGGTGACAAAACAAGAACCCAGTTTGATCATGACCGCCTGGATATACCAGGAAGCCTTAGACTTTTCTGAATTTGAGCTAGGCGACTGCTTTAAAATCTCCAATGGTGAAGGTTCTATTACCTGTCGGAAAGAAGATTTACGCGATCAGGAAATTGTTGATTTATGTGGTACTCGCCAGGTTAAGCAATTAACCCTTGAAAGTGTGCATTACACGTTTGATGTTACCGAAAACATGCAAATCAAAAGACTTAAAATTGATGACGCTTACACCGATTCTTTTATAAATAATGAGGAAGAAGACAAGCTTCATTATCTTCGGGTTAATGCGTTTGTCACTCAGCAAACCATCAGTGAAATTATTAACACCTTAATTAAAGCGTTTGGTGGATTGGTTGAGGAAAGATTGCCAGAAGAGCAAGCGGCATGAAACCCATGGCCACCCGATTACCCAAAACTGAACTAAAAGCCAACCAAGCATTAAGAAGGAGAAAAACTGAAGCCGAAATTATGTGGGAGAAAATTTCCAAGGAGTACCACGAATTATTAAAGATTAACAACAGTCTGAGAGTACGATTACGTTATCAATTAGATAAAGCCAAACATCGATTATTAAGAGAACCTGCCGGGTTCTAAACCGAATAAAAAGCTGAATTTAAAAACGCTCAAATTAGAGCCATGGCACTTTATTGCCTGAAGAAAGTGAAGGAGAAAACAAAATGTTAGCAACCCAACAACCACAACCCGTTAATATGATCGATGAATTAGCTAATCAATGGGAGTTTGCCAAACAACAAGAAACCGAAGCGATAAAAAGCCGCCGTGCTATTGAAGATAAACTGATTGAATTAATTGGCCGTAAGCCAGAAGGCACTTGCAGTAAAGCAACGGAAGTATTCAAGTTAAAAACTAACTCTAAGATTAGTCGCAAAGTAGATGTCAATAAATTAGCTGATGTCGCGCAGTCCATAAATCCAACCTTATTTAATAACTTGTTTCGGGTGAAGTATGAGGTCAATACCACAGCCTTTAAGGAGTTAATGAAGACCGACAGTAAAACCTACAATGTAGCAGCCCATGCGGTTATTTCCACTCCTGCCAGAACCAGCGTTAGCGTTGAGCGTGTGGAGCAATAACCATGGCCATTTCATTAGCCAGTATCTCAAAAACCAACGGGATTAAGGCTCCACGGATATTGATTTATGGGACTCATGGCATTGGTAAAACCACCTTTGCCGCCGGGGCTCCGAATCCCATATTTTTATTTACCGAAGATGGTTCCGGTCAATTAGCATTAAATTCATTTCCACTCCTGACGAATTATGTAGAAGTTATTCAAGCTTTAGCGGCTCTATATAATGAACAACACGAATTTCAGACCGTGGTGCTTGATTCACTGGATCATTTAGAACCCTTAATTTGGACCCATACGGCCCAGCAATGTAATAAAGACAGTATCGAAGACTTTGGCTATGGCAAAGGCTATATGGAAGCCTTACGTTATTGGCGTGAAATAT
This genomic interval from Spartinivicinus ruber contains the following:
- a CDS encoding DUF7173 family protein, producing MLATQQPQPVNMIDELANQWEFAKQQETEAIKSRRAIEDKLIELIGRKPEGTCSKATEVFKLKTNSKISRKVDVNKLADVAQSINPTLFNNLFRVKYEVNTTAFKELMKTDSKTYNVAAHAVISTPARTSVSVERVEQ
- a CDS encoding ATP-binding protein, translating into MAISLASISKTNGIKAPRILIYGTHGIGKTTFAAGAPNPIFLFTEDGSGQLALNSFPLLTNYVEVIQALAALYNEQHEFQTVVLDSLDHLEPLIWTHTAQQCNKDSIEDFGYGKGYMEALRYWREILGWLDALRNQKGMTYILTAHTHIKRFDSPETDSYDRYQIKLNDKASGLVQESVDCVLFCNYQVNINKADVGFGKEKARGISTGQRLIHTVEKPAYIAKNRFNLPEKMPLAWEAFTNALNPQPSV
- a CDS encoding recombination-associated protein RdgC; this encodes MASIKEATVYRLKVHSDMVVEKIMGGLQQYAFQPCGKTQELSHGFTPVVDDSFVLMGDHLVLFRYKIEEKILPKAVIEHHAQRRMVEAEEKNGKPLSRQEKDQIKDAVRVELLPQAFSLYKTIDAYIDTQNGWLVVGSCNTTALDYVLGAIRQVVSGFSSELMVTKQEPSLIMTAWIYQEALDFSEFELGDCFKISNGEGSITCRKEDLRDQEIVDLCGTRQVKQLTLESVHYTFDVTENMQIKRLKIDDAYTDSFINNEEEDKLHYLRVNAFVTQQTISEIINTLIKAFGGLVEERLPEEQAA